A genomic segment from Gemmatimonadaceae bacterium encodes:
- a CDS encoding ABC transporter permease → MSTFLHDLRFAIRILLKKPLFTALAVVTLALGIGLNTAVFSVVDALMLRPLPGVRDAGRLAQLYRKWPGMEYGSNSIPHWKDLRERTKGVFSDVATWKFSLASVAAGGRPERVMVQLVSGNYFGMLGVGAVRGRVFIPAEDVGELAHPIAVISYATWQRRFGGDNDVVGKSIIVNGAAYTVVGVAPREFRGALPILTPEMWLPMMQLAQIEPGYGAAMNERGDNSMSVLARLAPGVTMERAKARMRALEGELRTDFPDAYEHSGITLVPQGESGIHPMFRTAQVGLTAVVMAVVLMLLLIACVNVANLFLARAQDRWREMAVRLSIGARRGVLIRQLLTESLVFSLVAGVCGIAVASWVISLANRVRLPMDVDFSPDLRLSIPVLLFSLGITIATGFLFGLVPALQATRPALIPSLKGEAPAGGSRSRLSRALVVAQMALSVVLLVCAGLFLRNLQAATTVDKGFNAEGLLLASVDPSLQGYNRARTEQFYRLLVDRLRTLPGVKHVGMSQYAPLGLANSDRGIRVPGYTPAPDEGMSINYNIAAPGYLEAMGIPLLEGRFFEARDDSLAAPVLVVNQQFVKRFFPTGGAVGRVVHTSGRDFTVVGVVPTGKYMRLGEEPTAYMYFAQAQEWRAEMTLHLRVDGDPLAIVPQLRSEVAALDANMPVSDVKTMKMHLGLALLPARLAGTALGVFGALGLLLAAVGMYGVMSYAVAQRTREIGIRMAIGAARGEVVRMVMRQGLALVLAGGVIGIVVALGAARLIRGVLYGSGATDPLTFTVVPLILAGVAALACWVPARRAAGVDPVLAIRAE, encoded by the coding sequence ATGTCGACCTTCCTGCACGACCTGCGATTCGCGATCCGGATCCTGCTCAAGAAGCCGCTCTTCACGGCACTCGCGGTGGTGACGCTGGCGCTGGGAATCGGGCTCAACACGGCGGTCTTCTCGGTGGTGGATGCGCTGATGCTGCGCCCGTTGCCGGGCGTGCGCGATGCGGGGCGGCTGGCGCAGCTCTATCGCAAGTGGCCGGGGATGGAGTACGGTTCCAACTCCATCCCGCACTGGAAGGACCTGCGCGAGCGCACCAAGGGCGTGTTCAGCGACGTAGCGACGTGGAAGTTCTCCCTCGCCAGCGTTGCGGCTGGCGGGAGACCGGAGCGCGTGATGGTGCAGCTCGTCTCTGGCAACTACTTCGGCATGCTCGGCGTCGGCGCGGTGCGCGGCCGCGTGTTCATCCCGGCCGAGGACGTGGGGGAACTCGCCCACCCCATCGCCGTCATCTCGTATGCGACGTGGCAACGCCGCTTTGGCGGCGACAACGACGTGGTGGGTAAGTCGATCATCGTGAACGGGGCGGCCTACACCGTGGTGGGGGTGGCGCCGCGCGAGTTCCGCGGCGCGCTCCCCATCCTCACCCCCGAGATGTGGCTGCCGATGATGCAGCTGGCGCAGATCGAGCCGGGGTACGGCGCCGCCATGAACGAGCGCGGCGACAACTCGATGTCTGTCCTGGCGCGCCTTGCCCCCGGCGTGACGATGGAGCGAGCCAAGGCACGCATGCGCGCCCTCGAGGGCGAGCTGCGCACCGATTTCCCCGACGCGTACGAGCACTCGGGCATCACCCTGGTTCCGCAGGGCGAATCGGGGATCCATCCCATGTTCCGCACGGCGCAGGTTGGGCTCACCGCCGTGGTGATGGCGGTGGTGCTGATGCTCCTCCTCATTGCCTGCGTCAACGTGGCCAACCTCTTCCTGGCGCGGGCGCAGGACCGCTGGCGCGAGATGGCGGTGCGCCTCTCCATCGGCGCGCGACGCGGCGTCCTGATCCGTCAGCTGCTCACCGAGAGCCTCGTCTTCTCGCTGGTGGCGGGAGTGTGCGGCATTGCCGTGGCGTCGTGGGTCATCTCCCTCGCCAATCGCGTGCGGCTGCCGATGGACGTCGACTTCTCCCCCGACCTGCGCCTCAGCATCCCGGTCCTCCTCTTCTCGTTAGGGATCACCATCGCCACCGGCTTCCTGTTCGGCCTCGTCCCGGCGCTGCAGGCCACCAGGCCGGCGCTCATCCCCTCGCTCAAGGGCGAGGCGCCGGCGGGGGGCTCGCGCTCGCGGCTGAGTCGCGCGCTGGTCGTGGCGCAGATGGCGCTGTCGGTCGTGCTCCTCGTGTGCGCGGGACTCTTCCTGCGCAACCTCCAGGCGGCCACCACGGTGGACAAGGGGTTCAACGCCGAGGGGCTGCTCCTCGCCTCGGTGGATCCGTCGCTGCAGGGCTACAACCGCGCTCGCACGGAACAGTTCTATCGCCTGCTGGTCGACCGGCTGCGCACGCTTCCCGGCGTGAAGCACGTGGGGATGTCGCAGTACGCGCCGCTGGGGCTCGCCAACTCGGACCGTGGCATCCGGGTGCCGGGGTACACGCCCGCGCCTGACGAGGGGATGTCGATCAACTACAACATCGCAGCGCCGGGCTACCTGGAGGCGATGGGGATTCCCTTGCTCGAGGGGCGATTCTTCGAGGCGCGCGACGACAGCCTGGCGGCTCCAGTGCTGGTGGTGAACCAGCAGTTCGTGAAGCGGTTCTTCCCTACGGGGGGCGCGGTGGGGCGTGTGGTGCACACCAGCGGCCGCGACTTCACCGTGGTGGGGGTGGTCCCCACGGGAAAGTACATGCGCCTTGGTGAGGAGCCGACCGCGTACATGTACTTCGCGCAGGCGCAGGAGTGGCGCGCGGAGATGACGTTGCACCTGCGCGTGGACGGCGATCCGCTGGCCATCGTCCCGCAGCTCCGGTCGGAGGTCGCGGCGCTCGACGCGAACATGCCGGTCTCCGACGTGAAGACGATGAAGATGCACCTTGGCCTCGCCCTCCTCCCGGCGCGCCTGGCGGGCACGGCGCTGGGCGTCTTTGGGGCACTCGGATTGCTGCTGGCGGCGGTCGGGATGTACGGCGTGATGTCCTACGCCGTGGCGCAGCGCACGCGCGAGATCGGGATTCGCATGGCGATCGGCGCGGCGCGCGGCGAGGTGGTGCGCATGGTGATGCGCCAGGGGCTTGCCCTCGTCCTCGCCGGCGGCGTCATCGGGATCGTCGTCGCGTTAGGCGCGGCACGCCTCATCCGCGGGGTGCTGTACGGCAGCGGCGCGACCGATCCGCTCACCTTCACCGTGGTGCCGCTCATCCTCGCCGGGGTCGCCGCGCTGGCCTGCTGGGTCCCCGCGCGACGCGCGGCCGGAGTGGATCCGGTGCTGGCGATCCGCGCCGAGTAA
- a CDS encoding aminotransferase class V-fold PLP-dependent enzyme, with protein sequence MTVSRRTFVATAASLAAGVAASGTAGATGALPTGSSPVAPGTIDTAGNTVGDDPLGVRGDFPATREGNYLNSAYIAPVPTAVVAAGRDFLERKATNPISLGEMLAHTDVVRGQFARLVNASSDEIGFLFATSEGENIVANALDLKAGDNIVIDALHYETEFVLYGHLRDTRGIDLRIAPHRNGTVALRDFEPLVDRRTRLVSVAWVSHANGFRHDMRPIADLAHAHGALFYTDAIQAAGMISLDVRAAGVDFLCCGTYKWVLGGFGVAPFFVRRELLDRIRLDRFGALHVAKELPDNRFELHATAKRFDYATLPFAEVYQLGAGLHYVEQVGVPRIERHTVALAQRLRDGLARQGYALFTPEGTQSSIVTYYFDRDPAELKAAFAAAKVSVSVRDAKRQVRVSPALFNTQDEIDHFLEVSKRLA encoded by the coding sequence ATGACGGTATCTCGCCGAACGTTTGTCGCGACGGCAGCGTCGCTTGCCGCGGGAGTCGCGGCGTCGGGGACGGCGGGTGCAACCGGCGCCTTGCCGACCGGCTCGTCGCCGGTCGCGCCGGGCACCATCGACACCGCGGGGAACACCGTGGGCGACGACCCGCTGGGGGTGCGCGGCGACTTTCCGGCCACGCGCGAGGGGAACTACCTCAACTCCGCCTACATCGCACCGGTCCCCACGGCGGTCGTCGCGGCGGGGCGCGACTTTCTCGAGCGCAAGGCCACGAATCCCATCTCGTTAGGCGAGATGCTCGCGCACACCGACGTGGTGCGCGGACAGTTCGCCCGCCTGGTGAACGCCTCGAGCGACGAGATCGGCTTCCTCTTCGCCACCAGCGAGGGGGAGAACATCGTCGCCAACGCACTCGACCTGAAGGCCGGCGACAACATCGTCATAGACGCGCTCCACTACGAGACGGAATTCGTCCTCTACGGACACCTGCGCGACACGCGCGGCATCGACCTGCGCATTGCCCCGCACCGGAACGGCACCGTGGCGCTGCGCGACTTCGAGCCGCTGGTGGACAGGCGCACCCGCCTCGTCTCGGTAGCCTGGGTCTCGCACGCCAACGGCTTCCGCCACGACATGCGCCCCATTGCCGACCTCGCGCACGCGCACGGCGCACTCTTCTACACCGACGCCATCCAGGCGGCGGGAATGATCTCGCTCGACGTGCGCGCGGCGGGTGTCGACTTCCTGTGCTGCGGGACGTACAAGTGGGTCCTCGGCGGCTTCGGCGTTGCCCCCTTCTTTGTCCGGCGCGAATTGCTCGATCGCATCCGGCTGGATCGCTTTGGTGCGTTGCACGTGGCGAAGGAACTCCCCGACAACCGCTTCGAGCTGCACGCCACCGCCAAGCGCTTCGACTACGCCACGCTCCCCTTCGCCGAGGTCTACCAGCTCGGTGCAGGGCTGCACTATGTGGAACAGGTGGGCGTTCCCCGCATCGAGCGCCACACGGTGGCGCTGGCGCAGCGGCTGCGCGACGGGCTCGCCCGGCAGGGCTACGCCCTCTTCACCCCCGAGGGGACGCAGAGCTCGATCGTCACCTACTACTTCGATCGCGATCCGGCCGAGCTCAAGGCGGCCTTTGCCGCCGCCAAGGTGAGCGTGAGCGTGCGCGACGCCAAACGCCAGGTGCGGGTCTCGCCGGCGCTGTTCAACACGCAGGACGAGATCGATCACTTCCTCGAGGTGAGCAAGCGCCTGGCGTGA
- a CDS encoding sulfoxide reductase heme-binding subunit YedZ, whose protein sequence is MESADAEESVESAESAESAPAGALEARAGGAARGAPPENHTTPRPPSPPNQNRALRTIPPRWLHALVLCVATLPFLYVAAAIASDFFQGTRFLGSNPIKEAEHFTGKWTLRFLALSLVVTPAVRLLRAGWLIRYRRTFGLIAFAYACTHLVIYAALDVELTWRDMVEDVAKRLYITIGMMALALLVPLAVTSTKGWIRRLGNRRWSALHRLVYASAVLGLVHYWMSVKKDVTEPAIFALVFAVLLGWRVRRWAGARHRSGVPGTA, encoded by the coding sequence GTGGAGTCCGCGGATGCGGAGGAGTCGGTGGAGTCGGCGGAGTCCGCGGAGTCGGCGCCGGCTGGGGCGTTGGAAGCGCGCGCGGGCGGCGCGGCGCGGGGGGCCCCCCCCGAAAACCACACTACCCCCCGCCCCCCCTCCCCACCAAACCAAAACCGCGCGCTCCGTACCATTCCACCGCGCTGGCTCCACGCCCTGGTCCTCTGTGTAGCCACCCTCCCCTTCCTCTACGTCGCCGCCGCCATCGCCAGCGACTTCTTCCAGGGGACCCGCTTCCTGGGTTCCAACCCCATCAAGGAAGCCGAGCATTTCACCGGGAAGTGGACCCTTCGCTTTCTCGCCCTCTCCCTGGTCGTGACGCCCGCCGTGCGGCTGCTCAGGGCGGGGTGGCTCATCCGCTATCGCCGCACCTTCGGCCTCATTGCCTTCGCCTACGCCTGCACGCACCTCGTCATCTACGCCGCGCTCGACGTCGAACTCACATGGCGCGACATGGTCGAAGACGTCGCCAAGCGCCTCTACATCACCATCGGGATGATGGCGCTGGCCCTTCTGGTCCCGCTCGCTGTGACCTCGACCAAGGGGTGGATCCGGCGCCTTGGCAACCGGCGGTGGAGCGCGCTGCATCGCCTCGTCTACGCGAGTGCCGTGCTTGGCCTCGTCCACTACTGGATGTCGGTGAAGAAGGACGTCACGGAGCCCGCGATCTTCGCCCTGGTCTTCGCCGTGTTGCTCGGTTGGCGCGTCCGGCGCTGGGCGGGGGCGCGGCATCGGAGTGGGGTGCCAGGGACGGCGTAA
- a CDS encoding beta-lactamase family protein codes for MAVEARASSPRGKPLRTVGLRLAAATLAVIALAASAACSGDRLPPTGTTPPPTPLSFAGIVDSIRRQTNLPALGAAIVTSDSVVQLAVSGTRRLGGTAAVTVNDRWHLGSVFKHQVSVLVAQLVANGTLSWSTTLAEHFPELATTMRAEYRTRTLRDLLSHSAGIARDWTSEVPRAGRQARAEAVRWALQSPPAATPGTYAYSNVGYMIAGAIVERALDRDFEQVVLERLWAALGMTSAGFGQAGSAGRDDEPLGHWLGSGSTPVIYDAGTPNADNPPEYSPAGRAHMSLRDWGRFTSALLAAERGRDTPVLSSAAWRALTRGYVANGAGSYGYGLAVADRSWASGRALFHDGTNTRHYALVGIAPERDFAILIATNEWSATMGATLDTIFARLASYQSTGR; via the coding sequence GTGGCGGTGGAAGCGCGCGCTAGCTCGCCTCGGGGCAAGCCGCTGCGAACCGTTGGCCTGCGGCTCGCCGCGGCGACGCTTGCCGTCATCGCGCTGGCGGCAAGCGCCGCGTGCAGCGGCGACCGCCTGCCGCCGACGGGGACCACACCACCACCAACGCCACTCTCCTTCGCCGGCATCGTCGACTCGATTCGCCGACAGACAAACCTCCCGGCGCTCGGCGCCGCCATCGTCACCAGCGACTCGGTCGTGCAGCTGGCGGTGAGCGGCACGCGGCGCCTTGGGGGAACGGCCGCCGTCACCGTGAACGATCGCTGGCACCTGGGGTCGGTCTTCAAGCACCAGGTCTCGGTGCTGGTGGCGCAGCTGGTGGCCAACGGCACGCTCTCCTGGTCGACGACGCTGGCCGAGCACTTTCCCGAGCTGGCCACGACGATGCGCGCCGAGTACCGCACGCGGACGTTGCGCGACCTCCTGTCGCACAGCGCCGGGATCGCGCGCGACTGGACGTCGGAGGTGCCGCGCGCGGGGCGGCAGGCGCGCGCGGAGGCGGTGCGGTGGGCGCTCCAGTCGCCGCCAGCCGCAACGCCGGGGACGTACGCCTACAGCAACGTGGGCTACATGATTGCCGGCGCCATCGTCGAGCGCGCGCTCGACCGCGACTTCGAGCAGGTCGTGCTCGAGCGGCTGTGGGCGGCACTGGGGATGACGAGCGCCGGCTTCGGGCAGGCGGGGAGCGCGGGGCGCGACGACGAGCCGCTGGGCCACTGGCTCGGCAGCGGATCGACGCCCGTGATCTACGACGCCGGGACGCCTAACGCCGACAACCCGCCCGAATACTCCCCGGCCGGGCGCGCCCACATGTCGCTGCGCGACTGGGGACGCTTCACCTCCGCCCTCCTCGCCGCGGAGCGCGGGCGCGACACCCCCGTCCTCTCCTCCGCCGCCTGGCGCGCCCTCACACGGGGATATGTCGCGAATGGAGCGGGGAGTTACGGCTACGGGCTCGCCGTGGCCGACCGCAGCTGGGCCAGCGGGCGCGCCCTCTTCCACGACGGGACCAACACGCGCCACTACGCCCTGGTCGGCATTGCCCCCGAGCGCGACTTCGCGATCCTCATCGCCACCAATGAGTGGAGCGCGACGATGGGCGCCACGCTGGACACCATCTTCGCGCGCCTCGCCAGCTACCAGTCGACTGGGCGCTGA
- a CDS encoding SDR family oxidoreductase, producing MPSNRRDFLRTSALAGGALGLGLTRSASAHPAHDAPWTVPEPALLPPRAPKPLRILILGGTGFIGPHQVRYAIERGHKVTLFNRGKTNPGLFPDVEKLQGDRAKGDYESLKGRDWDVVIDNPTTFPRWVRQAAAVLKGHTRQFVFVSTISVYEKNDTSNADESAAVAKTTEPDVEEMRLYGALKALAEDEARKAFGDGTTIIRPGLIVGPGDLSDRFTYWPVRLERGGEVLAPGTPSDPSQVIDARDLSEFIVRCCEDGTTGTFNCTGPRSTLTIAEMLGGIRAAMVTDAYLTFVPADFLAAQKVRPWSDMPVWIPPVGETAGFMRRNIDKAVKAGLTFRPLADTVRATLDFYHAEPAERQAKLRAGLDPAREKEVLALWRAKVAQP from the coding sequence ATGCCCTCGAATCGCCGCGACTTCCTCCGCACATCCGCCCTTGCCGGTGGTGCCCTCGGACTTGGCCTCACGCGCAGCGCCAGCGCGCACCCCGCGCATGACGCGCCGTGGACCGTGCCCGAACCAGCCCTTCTCCCGCCACGCGCCCCAAAACCGCTGCGCATCCTCATCCTCGGCGGGACCGGCTTCATTGGCCCGCATCAGGTGCGGTACGCCATCGAGCGCGGCCACAAGGTCACGCTGTTCAATCGCGGCAAGACCAACCCGGGGCTCTTCCCCGACGTCGAGAAGCTGCAAGGCGACCGCGCCAAGGGCGACTACGAATCGCTCAAGGGACGCGACTGGGACGTGGTGATCGACAACCCGACGACGTTCCCGCGCTGGGTGCGGCAGGCGGCCGCCGTCCTCAAGGGACACACTCGGCAGTTTGTCTTCGTCTCCACCATCTCGGTGTACGAGAAGAACGACACGTCCAACGCCGACGAGAGCGCCGCGGTCGCGAAGACGACCGAACCGGACGTCGAGGAGATGCGGCTCTACGGCGCCCTCAAGGCGCTGGCCGAGGACGAGGCGCGCAAGGCGTTCGGCGACGGGACAACGATCATCCGGCCGGGATTGATCGTGGGCCCGGGCGACTTGTCCGATCGTTTCACCTACTGGCCGGTGCGCCTCGAGCGAGGCGGCGAGGTGCTCGCCCCAGGGACGCCGAGCGATCCGTCGCAGGTGATCGACGCGCGCGACCTGTCGGAGTTCATCGTGCGATGCTGTGAGGATGGGACCACCGGGACATTCAACTGCACGGGGCCGCGATCGACGCTGACGATCGCCGAGATGCTGGGCGGGATCCGCGCGGCGATGGTCACCGACGCCTATCTCACCTTCGTCCCCGCCGACTTCCTGGCGGCGCAGAAGGTGCGGCCGTGGAGCGACATGCCGGTCTGGATTCCGCCGGTGGGGGAGACGGCGGGGTTCATGCGGCGCAACATCGACAAGGCAGTGAAGGCAGGGCTCACCTTCCGCCCGCTGGCCGACACCGTGCGCGCCACGCTGGACTTCTATCATGCGGAGCCGGCGGAGCGTCAGGCCAAGCTGCGCGCAGGGCTCGACCCGGCGCGCGAGAAGGAGGTGTTGGCGTTGTGGCGTGCGAAGGTGGCGCAGCCCTGA
- the msrP gene encoding protein-methionine-sulfoxide reductase catalytic subunit MsrP has translation MLIRVTPEHPIRSSEITSESQYENRRGFLRQAGLAGVGLAAAFLAGRRGGAQPAGVAGKAPQQGTSIGGGELKPELTPWDDVTSYNNFYEFGTGKDDPAEHATKFRTKPWSVKVDGLVAKPGSYNLEDFLKPYKLEERIYRHRCVEAWSMVVPWLGFPMAEFVKRMQPLGSAKYLEFTTLLDPAQMPGQRSPVLDWPYVEGLRLDEAMNPLTLFAVGVYGKMLPNQNGAPLRLVIPWKYGFKGGKSIVRIRFTDTMPKTAWSEANASEYGFFANVNPEVDHPRWSQAKERRIGEFRRRETLMFNGYAQQVASMYSGMDLRKLY, from the coding sequence ATGCTGATCCGCGTCACGCCAGAGCATCCCATTCGCTCATCGGAGATCACGAGCGAATCGCAGTACGAGAACCGGCGGGGTTTCCTGAGGCAGGCGGGGTTGGCGGGGGTTGGACTCGCGGCCGCCTTCCTCGCCGGACGCCGGGGCGGGGCGCAGCCGGCGGGGGTGGCGGGGAAGGCCCCGCAGCAGGGGACTTCGATCGGCGGGGGCGAACTCAAGCCGGAACTCACCCCGTGGGACGACGTGACGTCGTACAACAACTTCTACGAGTTCGGGACCGGCAAGGACGATCCCGCCGAGCATGCGACGAAGTTCCGCACCAAGCCGTGGAGCGTGAAGGTCGATGGGCTGGTGGCGAAGCCCGGCAGCTACAACCTCGAGGACTTCCTCAAGCCGTACAAGCTCGAGGAACGGATCTACCGCCATCGCTGCGTCGAGGCGTGGTCGATGGTTGTCCCGTGGCTCGGCTTCCCCATGGCCGAGTTCGTGAAGCGCATGCAGCCGTTAGGCTCGGCGAAGTACCTGGAGTTCACCACGCTGCTCGACCCGGCGCAGATGCCGGGACAGCGCTCGCCGGTGCTCGACTGGCCCTATGTCGAGGGGCTGCGCCTGGATGAGGCGATGAACCCGCTCACGCTGTTCGCCGTTGGCGTCTACGGCAAGATGCTCCCCAACCAGAACGGGGCGCCGCTTCGTCTCGTGATTCCCTGGAAGTACGGCTTCAAGGGGGGCAAGTCGATCGTGCGAATCCGCTTCACCGACACGATGCCGAAGACGGCGTGGAGCGAGGCCAACGCGAGTGAATACGGCTTCTTCGCCAACGTGAACCCCGAGGTGGACCACCCGCGCTGGTCGCAGGCGAAGGAGCGGCGCATTGGCGAGTTTCGTCGGCGCGAGACGTTGATGTTCAACGGCTACGCGCAACAGGTGGCGTCGATGTACAGCGGGATGGACCTGCGGAAGCTGTACTGA
- a CDS encoding DEAD/DEAH box helicase has product MSSFASLSLHPSLLKGLKELGFTRPTPIQGDAIPHALAGRDLLACAATGSGKTAAFLLPILHALIARPRGTTRALVLTPTRELAAQILEDLNDLAVHTPITAAAIFGGVGMGPQEHALRSGVDVVVATPGRLLDHLRQSYTDLSRLEVLVLDEADRMLDMGFLPDIRRVLKQLPTKRQTLFFSATMPGPIGQLAHEMLHHPATINLERKAAPAVGITQAIYPVAQELKSALLLQLLIRGEMQEVLVFTRTKHRADRLQKFLSRHDIPSERIHGNRSQPQRTEALAGFKSGKYRVLVATDIAARGIDVEELGHVVNFDVPMAPEDYIHRVGRTGRAQATGDAFTFVAPDEEQDLADIERKIGRRLQRVVLPDFDYTARVAEKLEVSPAERAAKWREQKARERANAKAKEERRAKAASEEQARLDAKARRDAERHSAHQRRQEEQRTRHGDKPRGPSRDQARGPSRDQARGPSRDQTREQSPYARDDSRAGRGGRTDRRGGRSHRGGGSAR; this is encoded by the coding sequence GTGTCGTCGTTCGCGTCGCTGTCGCTGCATCCATCGCTGCTCAAGGGGCTCAAGGAACTCGGCTTCACCCGCCCCACCCCCATCCAGGGAGACGCCATCCCGCACGCGCTCGCCGGGCGCGACTTGCTGGCGTGCGCCGCTACGGGGAGCGGGAAGACGGCCGCCTTTCTCCTCCCCATCCTGCACGCGCTGATTGCCCGGCCTCGCGGGACGACGCGGGCGCTCGTCCTCACGCCGACGCGTGAACTGGCCGCGCAGATCCTCGAGGACCTGAACGATCTCGCGGTGCACACCCCCATCACCGCGGCAGCGATCTTTGGTGGCGTGGGGATGGGGCCGCAGGAGCACGCATTGCGCAGCGGGGTCGATGTCGTCGTCGCCACGCCAGGACGCCTGCTGGACCACCTGCGGCAGTCGTACACCGACCTGTCGCGCCTCGAGGTCCTCGTTCTCGACGAAGCCGATCGCATGCTCGACATGGGCTTCCTCCCCGACATCCGGCGCGTTCTCAAGCAACTCCCCACCAAGCGGCAGACGCTCTTCTTCAGCGCGACGATGCCGGGTCCCATCGGGCAGCTCGCGCACGAGATGCTGCACCACCCGGCGACGATCAACCTGGAGCGCAAGGCGGCCCCCGCCGTGGGGATCACGCAGGCCATCTACCCGGTGGCGCAGGAGCTCAAGTCGGCGCTGTTGTTGCAGCTGCTGATTCGCGGCGAGATGCAGGAGGTGCTGGTCTTCACGCGCACCAAGCACCGCGCCGACCGCCTGCAGAAGTTCCTCAGCCGGCACGACATCCCGTCGGAGCGCATCCACGGCAACCGGTCGCAGCCGCAACGCACCGAGGCGCTCGCCGGCTTCAAGAGCGGGAAGTACCGCGTCCTCGTGGCCACCGATATCGCCGCACGCGGGATCGACGTCGAGGAACTGGGGCACGTGGTGAACTTCGACGTCCCGATGGCGCCCGAAGACTACATTCACCGGGTGGGGCGCACCGGGCGTGCGCAGGCCACCGGCGACGCCTTCACCTTTGTTGCCCCCGACGAGGAGCAGGACCTGGCCGACATCGAACGCAAGATCGGCCGCCGGCTGCAACGCGTGGTCCTTCCCGACTTCGACTACACGGCGCGCGTAGCCGAGAAGCTCGAGGTCTCCCCCGCCGAGCGCGCGGCCAAGTGGCGCGAACAGAAGGCGCGCGAACGCGCCAACGCCAAGGCCAAGGAGGAGCGACGCGCCAAGGCGGCCTCCGAAGAGCAGGCCCGCCTCGACGCCAAGGCAAGGCGCGACGCCGAGCGACACTCCGCGCACCAGCGCCGTCAGGAGGAACAGCGCACGCGCCACGGCGACAAGCCTCGCGGACCGTCGCGCGACCAAGCGCGCGGACCGTCGCGCGATCAGGCGCGCGGACCGTCGCGTGACCAGACGCGCGAGCAGTCACCCTACGCGCGCGACGACAGCCGGGCCGGGCGTGGAGGGCGAACCGACCGACGCGGCGGGAGGTCGCACCGTGGCGGTGGAAGCGCGCGCTAG
- a CDS encoding DUF4177 domain-containing protein — MRFEYITLKFAASGWLVGGDLDGDAFNERLNLLGDEGWELVSVFDTNMLHGRTRDVVAVLKRQLR; from the coding sequence ATGCGCTTCGAGTACATCACGCTCAAGTTCGCGGCCTCCGGTTGGCTGGTCGGCGGTGACCTGGATGGCGACGCGTTCAACGAGCGACTCAACCTCCTCGGCGACGAGGGGTGGGAGCTGGTCAGCGTCTTCGACACCAACATGCTGCACGGCCGTACCCGCGACGTGGTGGCCGTACTCAAGCGTCAGCTCCGGTAG
- a CDS encoding VOC family protein, giving the protein MTTPSNVRTPATIYPSFIYRDAPAMIAWLERAFGFRRRLVVEGDERAVVHAELTLGEAVIMVSSPRADLNLRGAADLGATHAGCCCFVDDPDAHCARAVQEGAVVHFPLKDTDYGSREYTVRDPEGVMWTFGTYRPGAYWDGRTGS; this is encoded by the coding sequence ATGACCACGCCCTCCAATGTGCGCACGCCAGCGACGATCTACCCGTCGTTCATCTACCGCGACGCGCCCGCGATGATTGCCTGGCTCGAACGCGCCTTCGGCTTTCGGCGTCGCCTCGTGGTAGAGGGGGACGAGCGCGCCGTGGTGCACGCCGAGTTGACGTTGGGAGAGGCCGTCATCATGGTCTCCTCGCCACGAGCGGACTTGAACCTGCGCGGGGCCGCCGATCTGGGCGCGACGCATGCCGGCTGCTGCTGTTTCGTGGACGACCCCGATGCGCACTGTGCGCGTGCCGTGCAGGAAGGCGCCGTGGTCCACTTCCCGCTCAAGGACACGGACTACGGCTCGCGCGAATACACTGTGCGCGACCCCGAGGGGGTGATGTGGACCTTCGGCACCTATCGGCCGGGCGCATACTGGGACGGCAGGACGGGAAGCTGA
- a CDS encoding MaoC family dehydratase — MTVSHELQVGQSAEFAKTVTESDVVLFAGITGDFNPAHVNEVEAAKSRFGGRIAHGILSAGFISACIAMKLPGPGTIYLSQSLSFKRPVRIGDTVTARLEVREWNEAKRRARLETTCRNQDGEVVIDGEALVMVPVAPPP, encoded by the coding sequence TTGACCGTGTCCCACGAGCTGCAGGTCGGCCAGAGCGCCGAGTTCGCGAAGACCGTGACCGAGAGCGACGTGGTGCTCTTTGCGGGGATCACGGGTGACTTCAACCCGGCGCACGTGAACGAGGTCGAGGCGGCGAAGTCGCGGTTTGGCGGGCGCATCGCGCACGGCATCCTCTCCGCCGGCTTCATCTCGGCCTGCATCGCCATGAAGCTGCCCGGGCCGGGGACGATCTACCTCTCCCAGTCGCTCAGCTTCAAGCGCCCGGTGCGCATTGGCGACACGGTCACCGCGCGCCTGGAGGTGCGCGAGTGGAACGAGGCCAAGCGGCGCGCGCGGCTGGAGACGACGTGCCGCAACCAGGATGGCGAGGTCGTCATCGACGGCGAGGCGCTGGTGATGGTCCCGGTGGCGCCACCGCCCTGA